A genomic window from Candidatus Poribacteria bacterium includes:
- a CDS encoding phytanoyl-CoA dioxygenase family protein: MASEQTGLTPAQKRFYEENGYLVLESVFAPEECERFVKHVEDLHAGRKHLEGFFQQDKYGARTFNQHLYDPRVLDLLIDARLHKPLTDCFGGEPEGIQTMHFFEGSEHPLHQDQYYLPDCMSAWIAMVRVDEDNGPLIVQPGSHRGRLITKSDVPMTLQPGETYELQQHNRYFPAVKQVFRENGKDAVQVMVNPGDVVLFDGKLIHGGAKVLKPGTRRHALACHYIPYASENWERDWPRFSFDGSRRIHYQ; the protein is encoded by the coding sequence ATGGCATCTGAACAGACAGGTTTGACCCCTGCGCAAAAAAGGTTCTACGAAGAAAACGGGTATCTCGTCCTTGAAAGTGTCTTTGCGCCTGAAGAGTGTGAACGCTTCGTTAAACACGTGGAAGACCTTCACGCTGGACGCAAGCATCTTGAAGGTTTTTTCCAACAGGATAAATACGGCGCAAGGACCTTTAATCAGCATCTCTACGACCCGCGCGTATTGGATTTACTTATCGATGCTCGTTTACATAAGCCGCTTACAGACTGTTTTGGCGGCGAACCGGAAGGGATTCAAACGATGCATTTTTTTGAAGGATCCGAGCATCCGCTGCATCAAGACCAGTACTATCTACCGGATTGTATGTCGGCATGGATTGCGATGGTTCGTGTTGATGAAGACAACGGACCGCTGATAGTTCAGCCCGGTTCACACAGAGGCAGGTTGATTACAAAGAGCGATGTGCCTATGACATTGCAACCGGGAGAGACGTACGAGCTACAGCAGCACAATCGCTATTTTCCTGCGGTCAAACAAGTCTTTCGCGAAAATGGTAAAGACGCAGTCCAGGTCATGGTAAATCCGGGAGATGTCGTTCTGTTTGATGGGAAACTGATTCATGGTGGCGCGAAAGTCTTAAAACCCGGCACGCGTAGGCACGCATTAGCATGTCATTATATCCCTTATGCCTCCGAAAACTGGGAACGGGATTGGCCACGGTTCTCATTTGATGGCAGCCGGCGGATTCATTATCAGTAA
- a CDS encoding zinc-dependent metalloprotease, with product MRHLLTFWICLILISGYCLSVSAQEAAQPAKPVAQAAPAKKKKEFEDFSKVTEDSKSYQGFFKLYEKKENLYCEIQPSQLDKPFLCMISLSRGLARGRLISGMTMEEWLLVWRRVGDKVHLVRKNVRFRADKGTPTAQSVDYSYSDSVLFSLKIESIHPQRGSLLVNISPVFMSDLPPLAGSIGGGARFDKTRSTWGTIKAFPKNVELRVEAVYASNSNITTVPDSRGIQLTLHYSLAELPSNSYRPRLADDRVGHFMTTVKDYSLQTSDAPYIRYVNRWHLEKADKKAKLSPPMDPIIFYIEKTVPHRFRPHIRQGILEWNKAFEKAGFVDAIEARIQQDYEDWDPEDARYNTIRWVVDAGFAIGPSRVNPLTGQILDADILISDGFIRSWQREYSTYFDELDYERDHPMDHSSRFHCQMASGLARQMGFMASVLQARGVVGEDGEVPEAFIGQALKALTMHEVGHTLGLRHNFKASTIHSLDDLNKKSDEALLGSVMEYDAVNIAPEGKKQGDYYTTTIGPWDYWVIEYAYKPINASNPEGELKELGEIASRVATPGLTYGTDGDASSYQYRDLDPLVNRWDLGSDPLDFAKQRREIVVELWDKIADKVAKEGMGYQRVRRAFGSLLGEHGYSMYLASRYIGGQYHHRDHRGDENGRLPFVPVPAAKQREALEFLKEHALSDKAFDFPPDLLNSLAVTRWSDWGSGTGGSTRLDYPVHTVILRNQTRILGRLLYPNVLARIQDTELKFPKGEDAFTLPELFSGITDAVWVELDRNVGEKQWSNTDAFISSFRRALQREHLKQLIKLILDADSGTPEDARSLARHHLGQINTRIQGVLQNAQGRLDDYSLAHLQESQVRVAKALDASFQVQKR from the coding sequence ATGCGACACCTATTGACTTTTTGGATCTGTTTAATCCTAATAAGCGGTTATTGCCTATCAGTTTCTGCGCAGGAAGCAGCACAACCCGCAAAACCAGTAGCACAGGCAGCACCCGCAAAAAAGAAAAAAGAGTTTGAAGATTTTTCAAAAGTTACTGAAGATAGCAAAAGCTACCAAGGTTTTTTCAAACTATACGAGAAAAAAGAGAATCTCTATTGTGAAATACAACCCTCACAATTAGATAAACCTTTTCTGTGCATGATTAGTCTTTCACGCGGTTTGGCGAGAGGACGCCTTATTTCTGGGATGACGATGGAAGAGTGGCTGCTCGTCTGGCGGCGTGTCGGTGACAAGGTGCACCTCGTGCGAAAAAACGTGCGTTTTCGCGCTGATAAAGGGACACCGACCGCACAATCCGTTGACTACAGCTATAGCGATTCTGTGCTATTCTCTCTCAAGATTGAAAGTATACACCCCCAACGAGGGAGTCTATTGGTGAATATCTCGCCTGTCTTTATGTCTGACCTACCACCTTTAGCAGGTAGTATTGGCGGAGGTGCTCGTTTTGACAAAACGCGTAGCACTTGGGGAACAATCAAGGCATTCCCAAAGAACGTTGAATTGAGAGTTGAAGCGGTGTACGCATCAAACAGCAATATAACAACAGTTCCTGACAGTCGTGGTATCCAGTTGACCTTGCACTATAGTCTCGCCGAACTTCCATCAAACAGCTACCGCCCGCGACTCGCTGACGACCGCGTCGGGCATTTCATGACAACGGTCAAGGACTACTCGCTTCAAACCAGCGATGCACCGTATATTCGTTACGTCAACCGGTGGCATTTGGAAAAAGCAGACAAAAAAGCGAAACTCTCACCGCCGATGGATCCCATTATCTTTTACATAGAAAAAACAGTCCCACATCGTTTCCGTCCGCACATTCGTCAAGGGATCCTGGAGTGGAACAAGGCGTTTGAAAAAGCAGGATTTGTTGACGCAATTGAAGCACGGATTCAACAAGATTATGAGGATTGGGACCCGGAAGACGCACGGTATAACACGATCCGCTGGGTTGTTGATGCGGGTTTCGCTATCGGTCCGTCCCGCGTGAATCCATTGACAGGTCAGATATTGGATGCCGATATCCTTATCAGTGACGGTTTCATCAGATCCTGGCAGCGGGAGTATTCAACGTACTTTGATGAACTTGATTATGAACGGGACCACCCGATGGATCACTCTTCACGGTTCCATTGTCAGATGGCATCCGGCTTGGCACGCCAGATGGGATTCATGGCGAGTGTTCTACAAGCGCGGGGCGTGGTCGGTGAAGACGGTGAGGTGCCGGAAGCGTTTATCGGTCAAGCACTTAAAGCACTGACAATGCACGAAGTTGGACATACATTGGGACTGCGGCATAACTTTAAAGCGAGTACGATACATTCGCTTGATGACTTGAACAAGAAAAGCGATGAAGCACTCCTCGGTTCCGTGATGGAGTATGACGCTGTGAATATTGCCCCTGAAGGTAAAAAACAGGGCGATTACTATACAACAACAATTGGACCCTGGGATTACTGGGTGATCGAGTACGCTTATAAACCGATCAATGCGAGTAACCCTGAAGGTGAATTAAAGGAGTTGGGCGAGATCGCTTCCCGTGTCGCAACACCAGGATTAACGTATGGCACAGACGGCGATGCGTCCTCGTATCAATATAGGGATTTGGATCCGCTGGTCAATCGGTGGGACCTAGGTTCGGATCCGCTCGATTTTGCCAAACAACGTCGCGAGATTGTCGTTGAACTCTGGGACAAGATTGCTGACAAAGTTGCAAAAGAAGGGATGGGTTATCAGCGTGTCAGGCGCGCCTTCGGGTCACTGCTCGGTGAACACGGTTATTCCATGTACCTTGCGAGCCGTTATATCGGCGGGCAGTATCACCATCGCGATCATCGTGGCGATGAGAATGGACGTTTACCGTTCGTGCCTGTTCCAGCGGCAAAGCAACGCGAGGCACTTGAGTTCCTCAAAGAACATGCGCTCTCGGACAAAGCCTTCGATTTTCCTCCTGATTTACTCAACAGTCTCGCTGTCACACGCTGGAGCGACTGGGGCTCCGGGACCGGGGGGTCTACACGTTTGGATTATCCGGTGCATACTGTCATCCTGCGCAACCAGACCCGTATCTTGGGACGCTTGCTCTATCCGAACGTTCTCGCGCGGATTCAGGATACAGAGTTGAAGTTTCCTAAGGGTGAAGACGCGTTCACACTGCCAGAACTCTTCTCAGGTATTACGGATGCGGTTTGGGTAGAACTTGATAGGAATGTCGGAGAAAAGCAGTGGTCGAATACCGATGCATTCATCTCCAGTTTCCGTAGAGCACTGCAACGTGAACACCTGAAGCAACTCATCAAACTGATACTGGATGCGGATAGTGGAACGCCTGAGGATGCGAGATCGCTTGCTCGGCATCATCTCGGACAAATCAACACTCGGATACAAGGCGTGCTTCAAAACGCTCAAGGGAGACTTGACGACTATAGCTTGGCACACCTCCAAGAGTCGCAAGTCCGAGTCGCGAAGGCGTTGGATGCCAGTTTCCAAGTCCAGAAGCGTTAA
- a CDS encoding zinc-dependent metalloprotease — protein sequence MRCQLIFWLCLTLISSYCLSVAAQEAAQPAKPTTQETPKKTKKEFQDFAKVTEDSKSYEGFFKLYQKKENLYCEIQPAQLNQPFLFLITISGGMGNNFLAAGEIWDQWLLAWRRVGDNVHLVRKNTRFRADKGTPTAQAVAYGYSDSVLFSLKIESIHPQRKSLLVNISPVFISDLPPLARYIGGGFDRTRSTWGKIKTFPKNVELKVKAVYTSTRYIEAVPDSRGIQLTLHYSLAKLPENNYRPRLADDRLGHFMTAIKDYSLQTSDAPFTRYVQRWHLEKADKKAKLSPPKKPIIFYIEKTVPHRYRPYIRQGILEWNKAFEKAGFVDAIEARIQQDYEDWDPEDARYNTIRWIVGATFGYGPSRVNPLTGEILDADILLGDGWIRYWQQDYGTFFDKLAHERDHPMDHTSHFRCQMSSGLAHQMNLMASVLQARGLTDEGGEPSEVYVREAMKLLVMHEVGHTLGLRHNFKASTILSLEELNTKKDEPLYGSVMEYEAVNIAPEGEKQGHFFSPTVGPWDDWVIEYAYKPIDASKPEDELEALGKIASRVAAPELTYGTDEDVYGYQYRNLDPLVNLWDLGADPFEFAKQRREIIVKLWEKIADKVIKEGMGYQRVRRAFETLLYEHESAMYLASRYIGGQYHHRDHRGDENGRLPFVPVPAEKQREALQFLKEHALSDSAFDFPPDLLNSLAVTRWSDWGSSSGGFTRLDYPVHQVILWNQTFILERLLYPNVLARIQDTELKFAKGETAFTLPELFSGITDAVWVELDRNVGEKQWSNTDAFISSFRRGLQREHLKQLIKLVLDADSGTPEDARSLARLHLEEINTQIQRVLQNAQGRLDDYSLAHLEDSQVRVSKALDASFQVQKR from the coding sequence ATGCGATGCCAATTAATTTTTTGGCTCTGTTTAACGCTAATAAGCAGTTATTGCCTTTCGGTCGCTGCTCAGGAAGCAGCACAACCCGCAAAACCCACAACACAGGAAACACCTAAAAAAACAAAAAAAGAGTTCCAAGATTTCGCAAAGGTAACTGAAGACAGCAAAAGCTACGAAGGCTTTTTCAAACTATACCAGAAGAAAGAGAACCTCTATTGCGAGATACAACCTGCACAACTGAACCAGCCTTTTTTATTTCTGATTACGATTTCAGGCGGTATGGGGAACAACTTCCTCGCCGCAGGAGAGATCTGGGATCAGTGGCTGCTTGCCTGGCGACGTGTCGGCGACAATGTGCATCTTGTGCGAAAAAATACCCGTTTCCGCGCGGATAAAGGGACACCGACCGCACAAGCCGTTGCGTATGGTTATAGTGACTCTGTGCTGTTCTCTCTTAAGATTGAAAGTATTCATCCACAACGGAAAAGCCTGTTGGTAAATATTTCACCGGTTTTCATATCCGATCTACCCCCCTTAGCACGCTATATTGGTGGTGGTTTCGACAGAACGCGTAGCACTTGGGGAAAAATCAAGACGTTCCCAAAGAATGTCGAGTTGAAAGTCAAAGCCGTCTACACATCAACACGCTACATAGAGGCTGTCCCCGACAGTCGTGGGATTCAGTTGACGCTGCATTACAGCCTCGCGAAACTCCCAGAAAATAACTATCGTCCTCGGTTGGCTGACGACCGGCTTGGGCACTTTATGACAGCGATCAAAGACTATTCACTTCAAACCAGCGATGCCCCCTTCACCCGCTATGTCCAGCGATGGCATCTGGAGAAGGCAGACAAAAAAGCGAAACTCTCACCCCCGAAAAAACCGATTATCTTTTACATCGAGAAAACGGTGCCACACCGCTACCGTCCCTACATCCGACAAGGGATTCTCGAATGGAACAAGGCGTTTGAAAAGGCAGGCTTTGTCGATGCGATTGAGGCACGCATTCAACAAGATTATGAAGATTGGGACCCCGAAGACGCACGCTATAATACGATCCGTTGGATTGTCGGTGCAACTTTTGGGTATGGTCCATCCCGCGTGAATCCACTAACAGGCGAGATACTGGATGCCGATATCCTTTTGGGTGACGGCTGGATCAGATACTGGCAGCAAGATTACGGGACTTTCTTCGATAAGCTGGCGCATGAACGTGATCATCCGATGGATCACACTTCACACTTTCGGTGTCAGATGTCATCCGGCTTGGCACATCAGATGAACCTCATGGCGAGTGTGTTGCAAGCACGTGGTTTGACAGATGAAGGCGGTGAACCATCAGAAGTTTATGTCAGGGAAGCAATGAAATTATTGGTGATGCATGAAGTAGGACATACGTTAGGGTTACGTCACAACTTTAAAGCGAGTACAATACTCTCCCTTGAAGAACTGAACACGAAAAAAGACGAACCCCTCTACGGTTCCGTCATGGAATACGAAGCCGTGAATATCGCTCCCGAAGGCGAAAAGCAAGGACATTTCTTTTCACCGACAGTCGGTCCTTGGGATGACTGGGTGATCGAGTATGCCTATAAACCGATCGACGCAAGCAAACCTGAAGATGAATTGGAAGCGTTGGGTAAAATCGCTTCCCGTGTCGCAGCACCGGAACTCACTTACGGCACAGATGAAGATGTTTACGGCTATCAATACCGTAATCTGGATCCGCTGGTAAATCTTTGGGATCTGGGTGCCGACCCATTTGAGTTCGCCAAACAACGGCGCGAGATCATCGTTAAACTTTGGGAGAAAATTGCGGACAAGGTTATAAAAGAGGGGATGGGCTATCAACGGGTCCGGCGAGCCTTCGAGACCCTACTCTATGAACATGAGAGTGCGATGTATCTCGCAAGTCGCTATATCGGCGGGCAGTATCACCATCGCGATCACCGCGGCGATGAAAATGGACGTTTACCCTTCGTGCCTGTTCCGGCGGAGAAACAACGCGAAGCACTCCAATTCCTGAAAGAACACGCTCTCTCAGACAGTGCTTTTGATTTCCCACCCGACCTACTTAACAGTCTTGCCGTCACGCGTTGGAGTGATTGGGGGTCAAGTAGCGGTGGCTTCACACGTTTGGACTACCCCGTGCATCAGGTCATTCTGTGGAATCAAACCTTTATCTTGGAACGACTGCTTTATCCGAATGTTCTGGCGCGGATTCAGGACACAGAGTTGAAGTTTGCTAAGGGTGAGACTGCGTTCACACTGCCCGAACTCTTTTCAGGCATCACGGATGCGGTCTGGGTAGAACTGGATCGGAATGTCGGCGAAAAACAATGGTCGAATACGGATGCGTTTATCTCCAGTTTCCGGCGCGGGCTGCAGCGGGAACATCTCAAGCAGCTTATCAAACTGGTGTTGGATGCCGACAGTGGCACCCCCGAAGATGCGCGATCCCTCGCACGCCTGCATCTCGAAGAAATCAATACGCAGATACAGCGTGTCCTTCAAAACGCTCAAGGGAGACTCGATGATTACAGTTTGGCACACCTCGAAGACTCGCAAGTTCGGGTTTCAAAGGCTCTGGATGCGAGTTTCCAAGTCCAGAAACGTTAG